In the Longimicrobium sp. genome, ACCGCCACCCCCACGTCGCGCACCAGCCAGCGGGTGAACTCCACGTCGTCCGCGTGCCCCAGGTGCGCGAACGGGGTGATGTCGGTCATCACGTAGTACGCCCCGTCGGGGTCGGTGAACGCGAACCCGGCCTCGCGCAGCGCGCCGCACAGGAAGTCGCGCCGGCGGCGGTAGGCGGCCTGCAGCTCGTCGTAGTACTCGCGCGACATCCGCAGCGCGTGCGCGCCCGCGGCCTGCAGCGGCGCCGCCGCGCCCACCGTCAGGAAGTCGTGCACCTTGCGGATCCCGCTCGTGATCTCCGCCGGCGCGATCGCCCATCCCACCCGCCACCCGGTCACCGAGTACGTCTTCGACATCGAGTTGATCACCACCGTCCGCTCGCGCATCCCCTCCATCTGCGCCATGGAGATGTGCTCGCAGGGCCGCTCGCCGGCCGGGTAGAGGATGTGCTCGTAGATCTCGTCCGAGAAGCAGAGCACGTCGTGCTCCACGCACAGCCCGGCGATGAACTCCATCTCCTCGCGGCTGAACACCTTCCCCGTGGGGTTGTTGGGGTTGCAGAGGATGATGGCGCGCGTGCGGTCGGTGAACGCGGCGCTCAGCTCGTCGCGGTCGAAGCTCCAGTCGGGCCACCGCAGCGGCACGTAGCGCGGCGTGGCATCGGCGAGGATGGCGTCCGGCCCGTAGTTCTCGTAGAAGGGCTCGAAGACGATCACCTCGTCGCCCGGGTCCACCGTGGCCATCATCGCCGCGATCATCGCCTCGGTCGAGCCGCAGGTGACCACGATCTCGCGCTCGGGGTCCACGTCCAGCCCCAGGTGCCAGCCCGCTTTATCGGCGATGGCGTCGCGCAGGTCCTTGGAGCCCCAGGTGATGGCGTACTGGTTGACGTCGGCGGCGATGGCGCGCGCGGCCGCCTCCTTGATCGCCTCGGGCGCGGCGAAGTCGGGGAAGCCCTGCGACAGGTTCACCGCGCCGTGCTTCAGCGCCTCGCGCGTCATCTCGCGGATCACCGACTCGGTGAAGCGCGCGGCCTTGCGCGACACGCGCGCGTGCGGACTCAGGAGCGTGGACATTCGGGTCTTGTGGATGGGGAGGATGGACGACGCTCGACCGGTCCCGAACCTTCGCACCGTCGTCGCGCGGAAGCAAGTCGCCATCACCGCGTCCACCACACGGATGCCTCCTTACGCGACGTAATATTGGTTGATCCGGAAGTCCGCGGAGGCGGACTGTGTGCCGTTGTAGCCGCGGTTTCAGCCTCATCGTCCTCCCCCTGGTTCCCCCGTCGTCTTTCCCTCGATCGCGGTCGATCCCCGTTTCGATCAGCCCCGTTCCGGATCGTGATCCCCATCCCCCGCAGCGCGACTGCCTGATTGCGCCCCGGCGAGGGACTTGCGGCGTGGCTCGCGCGGGACGCATCATCCGTCCCCCTGATCCCGATCGAACCGAACGACCCTTCGCCGCGCGGCCGGAGACCCACGATGGCATCCACGGAACAGACGCTCGACACCCTGCTCCAGGAAGACCGCACCTTCCCGCCGCCGCCCGATTTCGCCGCGCGGGCGCACGTGCGCGACCGCGCCGTCTACGCCGAGGCAGAGCAGGATCCCGAGGCGTACTGGGCGCGCTGGGCCGAGCAGCTGCACTGGTTCCACAGGTGGGACCGCGTGCTGGAGTGGGAGCCGCCGTTCAGCAAGTGGTTCATCGGGGGACGGATCAACGCCAGCTACAACTGCCTGGACCGTCACGTCGAGGACGGCCGCGGCGGCAGGACGGCGATGATGTGGGAGGGCGAGCCGGGCGACCGGCGCGCCTTCACCTACGCCGAGCTCCGGCGCGAGGTGGCGAAGGCCGCCAACGCGCTGAAGAAGCTAGGGGTGAAGAAGGGCGACCGCGTCGCCATCTACCTCCCCATGATCCCCGAGGCGGCCATCGCCATGCTCGCCTGCGCCCGCATCGGCGCGCCGCACAGCGTGGTGTTCGGGGGATTCAGCGCCGAGAGCCTGCGCGACCGCATCCGCGACGCCGAGGCGCGCGTGCTGATCACCGCCGACGGGGGATACCGCCGCGGCGGAACCGTCGCCCTGAAGCGCGCGGCCGACGAGGCGGTGGAGGAGGAGGGTGGCTGCCCCACCATCCAGCACGTGGTCGTCGTCCGCCGCCACGGCGCCGGCGGCGAGGCGATGGGTGACGCGAAGATGAAGGACGGCCGCGACGTCTGGTGGCACGACCTGGTCGCCGGCGAGTCGGAGGAGTGTCCGGCGGAGGAGATGGACAGCGAGGACCTGCTGTACATCCTCTACACCTCCGGCACGACGGGGAAGCCGAAGGGGATCATGCACACCACCGGCGGCTACCTCACGCAGTGCTACGCGACCACCAAGTGGGTGTTCGACCTCAAGGACGACGACATCTACTGGTGCACGGCCGACGTGGGCTGGGTGACGGGGCACTCGTACATCGTCTACGGCCCGCTGGCCAACGGCGCCACCGTGCTGATGTACGAGGGCGCGCCCGACTGGCCCGACCGCGCGCGCTTCTGGAAGCTGATCGAGGACTACCGCGTCACCATCTTCTACACCGCGCCGACCGCCATCCGCGCGTTCATGAAGTGGGGGACGGAGCATCCGGCCCGGCACGACCTCTCCTCGCTCCGGCTGCTGGGCACGGTGGGCGAGCCCATCAACCCCGAGGCGTGGATCTGGTACCACAAGCACATCGGCCACGAGCGCTGCCCCATCGTCGACACCTGGTGGCAGACGGAGACGGGGGCGATCATGATCACCCCGCTCCCCGGCGTGACGGAGACGGTGCCCGGGTCCGCGACGACGCCCTTCCCCGGCATCCGCGCGGAGATCCTGACGCTGAACGGCGAGGTGGTGCCGCAGGGCGGGGGATTCCTGGCCCTCCGCCGCCCTTGGCCGTCGATGCTGCGCGGCATCTGGGGCGACCCCGAGCGCTACCGCAACACCT is a window encoding:
- the acs gene encoding acetate--CoA ligase, with the translated sequence MASTEQTLDTLLQEDRTFPPPPDFAARAHVRDRAVYAEAEQDPEAYWARWAEQLHWFHRWDRVLEWEPPFSKWFIGGRINASYNCLDRHVEDGRGGRTAMMWEGEPGDRRAFTYAELRREVAKAANALKKLGVKKGDRVAIYLPMIPEAAIAMLACARIGAPHSVVFGGFSAESLRDRIRDAEARVLITADGGYRRGGTVALKRAADEAVEEEGGCPTIQHVVVVRRHGAGGEAMGDAKMKDGRDVWWHDLVAGESEECPAEEMDSEDLLYILYTSGTTGKPKGIMHTTGGYLTQCYATTKWVFDLKDDDIYWCTADVGWVTGHSYIVYGPLANGATVLMYEGAPDWPDRARFWKLIEDYRVTIFYTAPTAIRAFMKWGTEHPARHDLSSLRLLGTVGEPINPEAWIWYHKHIGHERCPIVDTWWQTETGAIMITPLPGVTETVPGSATTPFPGIRAEILTLNGEVVPQGGGFLALRRPWPSMLRGIWGDPERYRNTYWSKWEGKTVSSGDDAQPGESVYFPGDGAKRDERGYFWVIGRIDDVLNVAGHRIGTMEVESALVDHPAVAEAAVVGKAHELKGQAVAAFVTLKEGQTPTEELKRELSDHVVRKIGAIARPDAILFAGDLPKTRSGKIMRRLLKDIAEGRALGDTTTLADPSVVARLKGEYESREG
- a CDS encoding aminotransferase class I/II-fold pyridoxal phosphate-dependent enzyme gives rise to the protein MSTLLSPHARVSRKAARFTESVIREMTREALKHGAVNLSQGFPDFAAPEAIKEAAARAIAADVNQYAITWGSKDLRDAIADKAGWHLGLDVDPEREIVVTCGSTEAMIAAMMATVDPGDEVIVFEPFYENYGPDAILADATPRYVPLRWPDWSFDRDELSAAFTDRTRAIILCNPNNPTGKVFSREEMEFIAGLCVEHDVLCFSDEIYEHILYPAGERPCEHISMAQMEGMRERTVVINSMSKTYSVTGWRVGWAIAPAEITSGIRKVHDFLTVGAAAPLQAAGAHALRMSREYYDELQAAYRRRRDFLCGALREAGFAFTDPDGAYYVMTDITPFAHLGHADDVEFTRWLVRDVGVAVVPGSSFYFADHARELGGDRQVRFCFCKTDATLTAAAERLATLARR